Proteins from a genomic interval of Nostoc sp. TCL240-02:
- the secF gene encoding protein translocase subunit SecF — protein MKLSINKSRSLWWAISVAIILAGIISMVISWQQPNIHAPLRPGLDFIGGTRLQFVRDCTKPGNCDKPIDINAVREVAKAQGLADSSIQLISENGAENGVLIRTKDLTVDQRTKLQNALSEEIGVFDPQKNQIDSVGPTLGKELLRSGILALIVSFIGITIYMSFRFQLDYAVFAIVALFHDILITVGAFSILGLVAGIEVDSLFIVALLTITGFSVNDTVVIYDRIRETIKINPEHPIAEIVDDAVNQTLTRSINTTLTVLLTLTAIFLFGGETLRNFSLALIIGFTMGAYSSIFIASTLLTWWRERDESQVVESVEPIDTSASSQDS, from the coding sequence ATGAAACTGAGTATTAACAAATCGCGATCGCTTTGGTGGGCTATTTCTGTTGCGATTATTCTTGCCGGTATCATCTCAATGGTGATTTCTTGGCAACAACCCAATATTCACGCCCCCTTACGCCCTGGTTTAGATTTTATCGGTGGTACAAGGTTACAGTTTGTCCGAGATTGCACCAAACCAGGCAATTGTGACAAACCAATTGATATCAACGCTGTCCGGGAAGTAGCAAAAGCGCAGGGACTAGCTGATAGCAGCATCCAACTTATTTCGGAAAATGGTGCAGAAAATGGTGTACTAATTCGCACAAAAGATTTGACTGTCGATCAGCGCACCAAGTTGCAAAATGCTTTAAGCGAAGAAATTGGGGTTTTTGATCCGCAAAAAAATCAAATTGACTCTGTTGGCCCTACCCTGGGAAAAGAACTGTTGAGGTCTGGGATATTAGCTCTGATAGTTTCCTTCATTGGTATTACTATCTATATGAGCTTCCGCTTTCAGTTAGATTATGCTGTGTTTGCGATCGTTGCCCTATTTCACGATATCTTGATCACAGTTGGGGCTTTTTCAATTTTGGGTTTGGTAGCGGGCATCGAAGTAGATAGCCTTTTTATCGTCGCCTTACTGACCATCACAGGTTTTTCAGTCAACGACACAGTGGTGATTTACGATCGCATTCGGGAAACCATTAAAATCAATCCTGAACACCCGATTGCCGAAATTGTTGATGATGCGGTTAACCAAACTCTGACAAGATCAATCAACACGACCTTAACCGTTTTGCTGACATTAACTGCGATCTTTCTATTTGGCGGAGAAACACTGAGAAACTTTTCCCTAGCTTTGATTATTGGCTTCACAATGGGAGCTTATTCGAGTATTTTCATCGCCAGTACTCTCCTTACATGGTGGCGAGAAAGGGATGAATCCCAAGTGGTAGAAAGCGTAGAGCCGATTGATACATCCGCCAGTTCTCAAGATAGTTAA
- the secD gene encoding protein translocase subunit SecD: protein MQRQRSLLILILVMIIAAFTVIATIPIPLGLDLRGGSQLTIQVKPSAEIPKITERELEGVKKVVEGRINGLGVSEPLIQTVGADKILVQLPGVNDPEQAERVLGGTAQLEFRTQKPNTEIQLRAFQTSRAELKVKQEELRKSTDKAAIVKNQEDLQKSNQAIAELFESTNPPLGGKYLKDAYGEPTQGNNWHVTIRFDQKGGELFANLTKNLAGTGRSIGVFLDNELISAPTVGIEFAAAGITGGSAVITGRFTAQEANNLGVQLRGGALPVPVEIAERRTVGATLGKDSIQSSIYAGVGGLTLVLIFMVVYYRLPGLIADVSLVIYSLLTWSTFALLGVTLTLPGIAGFILSIGMAVDANVLIFERTREELRAGKSLYRSVESGFYRAFSSILDSNVTTWIACAALFWLGSGLVKGFALTLALGVAVSMFTAITCSRTLLFLAISIHSLRKTELFCPNLPTSNKAEVTP from the coding sequence ATGCAAAGACAGCGATCGCTATTAATTTTGATTTTAGTCATGATAATCGCCGCTTTTACGGTGATTGCGACAATTCCGATACCCCTGGGACTGGACTTGCGGGGAGGTTCACAGCTAACAATTCAGGTGAAACCATCAGCAGAAATTCCCAAAATCACCGAACGAGAATTGGAAGGTGTGAAGAAAGTTGTCGAAGGCCGGATTAATGGTTTGGGTGTTTCTGAGCCACTGATCCAAACAGTCGGCGCAGATAAAATATTGGTGCAACTACCAGGGGTTAACGATCCAGAGCAAGCCGAACGGGTGTTAGGCGGTACAGCACAGTTAGAATTTCGTACCCAAAAGCCAAATACAGAAATTCAACTGCGTGCTTTCCAAACATCTAGAGCCGAATTGAAAGTCAAGCAAGAAGAGTTGAGAAAGAGTACTGACAAAGCAGCAATTGTCAAAAATCAAGAAGATTTACAAAAAAGTAATCAAGCGATCGCAGAATTGTTTGAAAGTACTAATCCACCACTAGGTGGCAAATACCTCAAGGATGCTTATGGTGAACCCACTCAAGGTAACAACTGGCACGTTACCATTCGCTTCGACCAAAAGGGTGGTGAACTGTTTGCCAATTTGACGAAAAATCTCGCCGGTACTGGGCGAAGTATAGGTGTTTTTCTAGACAATGAACTGATCAGCGCTCCTACCGTGGGTATAGAATTTGCCGCCGCAGGTATTACTGGCGGCTCTGCCGTAATTACAGGAAGATTTACCGCACAAGAAGCTAATAACTTGGGTGTACAGCTACGTGGTGGTGCATTACCCGTACCAGTAGAAATCGCAGAAAGGCGGACAGTAGGGGCAACATTAGGTAAAGATAGTATTCAAAGTAGTATTTATGCTGGAGTTGGTGGTCTGACTTTAGTATTAATATTCATGGTGGTTTACTATCGACTACCAGGATTGATTGCGGATGTGTCACTAGTGATCTATTCCCTCTTAACTTGGTCAACCTTTGCTTTATTGGGCGTTACCCTAACTTTGCCGGGAATTGCTGGTTTTATCCTCAGTATTGGGATGGCGGTTGATGCTAATGTACTAATTTTTGAACGGACACGTGAAGAATTACGAGCAGGTAAATCTCTGTATCGTTCTGTAGAATCTGGTTTTTACCGAGCATTTTCTAGTATTTTAGATAGCAACGTCACTACATGGATTGCTTGTGCTGCCCTGTTTTGGCTGGGGTCTGGTTTAGTCAAAGGTTTTGCTCTTACCTTAGCTTTGGGGGTGGCTGTGAGTATGTTTACCGCAATTACTTGTAGTCGGACATTGCTGTTTTTGGCAATTTCAATTCATTCCTTGCGGAAGACAGAACTTTTCTGTCCAAACCTGCCAACATCGAATAAGGCAGAGGTGACTCCATGA
- a CDS encoding alpha-ketoacid dehydrogenase subunit beta → MAETLFFNALREAIDEEMARDSSVFVLGEDVGHYGGSYKVTKDLYQKYGELRILDTPIAENSFTGMAVGAAMTGLRPIIEGMNMGFLLLAFNQISNNAGMLRYTSGGNFKIPMVIRGPGGVGRQLGAEHSQRLETYFQAVPGLKIVACSTPRNAKGLLKSAIRDDNPVLFFEHVLLYNLKEDLPEEEYLLPLDKAEVVRQGKDVTIITYSRMRHHVLQAVKTLEKQGYDPEVIDLISLKPLDFDTIGASVRKTHKVIVVEESMRTAGIGAEVIASINDRLFDELDAPVLRLSSQDIPTPYNGNLERLTIIQPEQIVEAVEKMVALRV, encoded by the coding sequence ATGGCAGAAACACTATTCTTCAACGCCTTACGCGAAGCCATTGATGAAGAAATGGCCCGTGACTCCAGCGTATTCGTTCTCGGTGAAGACGTAGGACACTACGGCGGTTCCTACAAAGTTACCAAAGACCTGTACCAAAAATATGGCGAACTCCGCATTCTAGACACCCCCATCGCTGAAAATAGCTTCACTGGTATGGCAGTAGGGGCAGCCATGACAGGGTTGCGTCCCATCATCGAAGGCATGAATATGGGCTTTTTATTGCTCGCCTTCAACCAAATATCCAACAACGCTGGGATGCTGCGCTATACTTCCGGCGGTAACTTTAAAATTCCGATGGTAATTCGCGGCCCTGGTGGTGTAGGAAGGCAGCTAGGTGCAGAACATTCCCAACGATTAGAAACTTACTTCCAAGCTGTACCAGGATTGAAGATTGTTGCCTGCTCGACACCAAGAAACGCCAAAGGACTACTAAAATCAGCTATCCGCGATGATAATCCCGTGTTGTTCTTTGAACACGTTTTGCTTTACAACTTGAAAGAAGATTTACCAGAAGAAGAATATTTACTACCCTTAGATAAAGCCGAAGTTGTGCGCCAAGGAAAGGATGTCACAATTATCACTTATTCTCGGATGCGGCATCATGTGCTGCAAGCAGTAAAAACACTTGAAAAACAAGGTTACGATCCAGAAGTTATTGATTTAATATCCCTTAAACCATTGGATTTTGATACAATCGGTGCATCAGTACGTAAAACCCATAAAGTCATTGTTGTGGAAGAATCAATGCGAACTGCGGGTATCGGAGCAGAAGTCATCGCCTCAATAAACGATCGCTTATTTGATGAATTAGATGCGCCAGTACTGCGGCTTTCTTCTCAAGATATACCCACGCCTTACAACGGCAATCTGGAACGACTAACAATCATCCAACCAGAGCAAATCGTGGAAGCTGTGGAAAAAATGGTGGCATTGCGAGTCTAA
- a CDS encoding type II toxin-antitoxin system VapC family toxin: MTYYPLILADSGFLFAYYSARDQYHQQVRRFFEKCTSRLVTTPICIAEVVWLLNFDWRTQNEFLLDVAKQLYECEQILPQDFSRIAELNTQYRDLPGDFADLSLIVISERLDIAAIATLDSDFDIYRRYRKKPFERVF, translated from the coding sequence ATGACCTACTATCCGCTTATACTTGCGGATAGCGGGTTTTTGTTTGCGTACTACAGCGCCAGAGATCAGTATCACCAACAGGTGCGTCGCTTCTTTGAAAAGTGTACTTCTAGGCTGGTGACTACGCCCATTTGTATTGCAGAAGTGGTGTGGTTGCTCAACTTTGATTGGCGTACACAAAACGAGTTTCTTCTAGATGTTGCTAAACAACTCTACGAGTGTGAGCAAATATTGCCGCAAGATTTTTCGCGCATTGCTGAGTTAAATACTCAGTACAGAGATTTACCAGGGGATTTTGCAGATTTATCCTTGATTGTCATTTCAGAGCGTTTGGATATTGCTGCAATCGCTACTTTGGACAGTGATTTTGATATTTATCGGCGTTATCGGAAAAAGCCTTTTGAGCGGGTGTTTTAG
- the hemB gene encoding porphobilinogen synthase: MFPTHRPRRLRTHPQLRRMVRETVLTTSDLIYPLFAVPGEGIANEVKSMPGVYQLSVDKIVEEAKEVYDLGIPSIILFGIPADKDVDATGAWHDCGIVQKAATAVKAAVPDLIVIADTCLCEYTSHGHCGYLQVGDLTGRVLNDPTLELLKKTAVSQAKAGADIIAPSGMMDGFVQAIRQGLDEAGFQDTPILSYAAKYASGYYGPFRDAADSTPQFGDRRTYQMDPGNAREAIKEIDLDVAEGADMLMVKPALAYMDIIWRVKEASNLPVAAYNVSGEYAMVKAAALNGWIDEERVVMETLTGFKRAGADLILTYHAKDAARWLK, translated from the coding sequence ATGTTTCCTACACACCGCCCCCGTCGTCTGCGTACTCATCCCCAACTGCGCCGGATGGTTCGTGAAACTGTTTTAACAACAAGCGATTTAATTTACCCATTATTTGCCGTACCAGGTGAGGGAATCGCTAATGAGGTGAAATCCATGCCCGGAGTCTACCAACTTTCGGTAGATAAAATCGTTGAAGAAGCAAAAGAAGTTTACGACTTAGGAATTCCTTCTATTATTTTATTTGGGATTCCGGCTGATAAAGATGTAGATGCAACTGGTGCTTGGCATGATTGCGGTATCGTCCAAAAAGCAGCGACGGCGGTAAAAGCAGCAGTGCCAGATTTGATTGTAATTGCTGATACTTGTTTGTGTGAGTACACTAGCCACGGTCATTGTGGTTATTTACAAGTTGGTGATTTGACAGGACGAGTTTTAAATGACCCAACTTTGGAATTGTTGAAGAAAACAGCAGTTTCTCAAGCCAAAGCCGGTGCCGATATCATTGCGCCTTCAGGGATGATGGACGGATTTGTGCAAGCAATTCGTCAGGGTTTGGATGAAGCAGGATTTCAAGACACGCCGATTTTGTCTTATGCTGCTAAGTATGCTTCGGGTTATTATGGCCCATTTCGCGATGCCGCAGACTCGACACCGCAATTTGGCGACAGACGAACTTATCAAATGGACCCAGGTAACGCCCGCGAAGCAATTAAAGAGATTGACTTGGATGTCGCCGAAGGTGCTGATATGCTTATGGTTAAGCCAGCCTTGGCATACATGGATATTATCTGGCGCGTGAAGGAAGCGAGTAACTTACCCGTTGCGGCTTACAATGTTTCTGGCGAGTATGCGATGGTGAAAGCTGCGGCTCTCAACGGTTGGATAGATGAAGAGCGCGTGGTTATGGAAACTTTAACTGGGTTTAAACGGGCTGGTGCAGACTTGATTTTGACCTACCATGCCAAAGATGCGGCGCGATGGTTGAAGTAA
- a CDS encoding DUF4870 domain-containing protein: MYDTDKRKLLSALSHGAIFFSTTLVSVGVPITILLVSDDPVVKENAKESINFHFNVWFYGAILGALFFLFGWLVLPLLLLGPLAGLGYLLHWGLTIWALIGVFSNPDIPFRYPYIFRFL, from the coding sequence ATGTACGACACAGACAAGCGAAAGCTTCTATCAGCCTTGTCGCATGGAGCGATTTTTTTCAGCACAACATTGGTATCTGTAGGTGTCCCTATCACCATACTCCTTGTATCTGACGATCCTGTTGTTAAAGAAAACGCTAAAGAATCCATCAATTTTCACTTTAATGTCTGGTTTTATGGTGCAATTCTGGGAGCGCTGTTTTTTCTATTCGGTTGGTTAGTGCTACCTCTATTATTATTGGGGCCACTAGCTGGTCTGGGATATCTATTACACTGGGGATTAACAATTTGGGCGCTTATCGGAGTTTTCAGCAATCCTGATATACCCTTCCGTTATCCCTACATTTTCCGATTTCTTTAG
- the prfC gene encoding peptide chain release factor 3, with the protein MSTELQSELIQAVELRRNFAIISHPDAGKTTLTEKLLLYGGAIHEAGAVKARRAQRKATSDWMAMEQQRGISITSTVLQFEYQKCQINLLDTPGHQDFSEDTYRTLAAADNAVMLIDAAKGLEPQTRKLFEVCKLRGIPIFTFINKLDRPGREPLELLDEIEQELGLQTYAVNWPIGMGDRFKGVFDRHKQQIHLFERSAHGSREARDTIVELGDPRIEEQLEQSLYYQLKNDLELLEGVGPELDLQLVHEGKMTPVFFGSAMTNFGVELFLKYFLEYALKPGSHYSSVGEVAPTYPEFSGFVFKLQANMDPKHRDRVAFIRVCTGKFEKDMMVNHARIGKLIRLSRPQKLFAQERESIDVAYPGDVIGLNNPGVFAIGDTIYTGQKLEYEGIPYFSPELFASLRNPNPSKSKQFQKGVAELREEGAVQIMYSTDEAKRDPILAAVGQLQFEVVQFRLQNEYGVETILDLLPYSVARWVEGGWEALEKVGRIFNTTTVKDSMGRPVLLFRNEWNCQQLLGDHPELKLSAIAPVFSSQQPVEG; encoded by the coding sequence ATGTCTACTGAACTTCAGTCTGAACTTATTCAAGCGGTTGAACTGCGCCGCAACTTTGCGATTATATCTCACCCCGATGCGGGTAAAACGACACTAACAGAAAAGCTACTCCTGTACGGAGGTGCAATTCACGAAGCTGGGGCGGTTAAGGCACGGCGGGCACAGCGTAAGGCTACCTCTGACTGGATGGCGATGGAGCAACAACGGGGTATTTCTATTACCTCTACGGTATTGCAATTTGAATACCAGAAGTGTCAAATCAATTTATTAGACACTCCCGGACACCAAGATTTCAGTGAAGATACTTATCGCACTCTCGCCGCCGCCGATAATGCAGTGATGTTGATTGACGCGGCAAAAGGTTTGGAACCCCAAACCCGCAAATTGTTTGAAGTGTGTAAGTTGCGGGGTATCCCGATTTTTACATTTATCAACAAGCTCGATCGCCCCGGAAGAGAACCTTTAGAACTGTTAGATGAAATTGAGCAAGAATTGGGGTTGCAAACTTATGCAGTCAACTGGCCGATTGGTATGGGCGATCGCTTTAAAGGTGTTTTTGACCGACACAAGCAACAAATACACCTGTTTGAACGCAGTGCCCACGGTAGCCGAGAAGCCCGTGATACGATAGTAGAATTAGGCGATCCGAGAATAGAAGAACAGCTAGAACAAAGCCTGTACTACCAACTGAAAAATGATTTAGAACTCCTAGAAGGAGTTGGGCCAGAACTAGATTTGCAGTTGGTACACGAAGGCAAAATGACACCTGTGTTCTTTGGTAGTGCCATGACCAACTTTGGGGTAGAGTTATTCCTCAAGTATTTCCTCGAATATGCCCTTAAACCCGGTTCTCATTACAGCAGTGTGGGTGAAGTCGCTCCTACATACCCGGAATTTTCGGGGTTTGTCTTCAAGTTACAAGCGAATATGGATCCGAAACACCGCGATCGCGTCGCATTTATCCGGGTCTGTACTGGTAAGTTTGAAAAAGATATGATGGTGAATCACGCTCGCATTGGTAAACTCATCCGTCTATCTCGCCCGCAAAAACTCTTTGCTCAAGAGCGAGAATCGATTGATGTGGCTTATCCTGGCGATGTGATAGGTTTGAACAATCCCGGTGTTTTTGCGATCGGGGATACAATTTACACGGGACAAAAGCTCGAATATGAGGGGATTCCGTATTTTTCGCCGGAACTGTTTGCATCTCTGAGGAATCCCAACCCCTCGAAGTCTAAACAATTCCAAAAAGGCGTTGCGGAATTGCGAGAAGAAGGTGCTGTGCAAATTATGTATTCAACTGATGAAGCCAAGCGCGATCCCATTTTGGCGGCGGTGGGTCAGTTGCAATTTGAAGTAGTGCAGTTTCGCTTACAAAACGAGTATGGTGTAGAAACCATATTAGATTTATTGCCCTACAGTGTCGCCCGTTGGGTTGAGGGTGGTTGGGAAGCATTGGAAAAGGTGGGACGAATATTCAATACCACTACAGTTAAAGACAGCATGGGACGGCCAGTGTTGCTATTCCGTAATGAATGGAATTGTCAACAGTTACTGGGCGACCATCCAGAGTTAAAATTAAGCGCGATCGCTCCAGTATTTTCTAGTCAACAACCAGTGGAGGGATGA
- a CDS encoding M48 family metalloprotease — protein MPSHAKPSLEAGLIALKQGNYQTAIAQLEPIASSQSNGTASLQAQVGLVMAYARTGEVSQAITISQNLIESNNPQVQEWATRALEHLTKRKKRDQESKNVETGFVAFDNSTPDPPPDSPPVTLPVNHTLEEKPEEQVIETKSDDTPPMVPLPKLKATVATPLPPPAAPLNGFMGSVTRTQAKLFGVIYWRQAQRAKAWQPLRKPKLIPLRLLTAGTFIALFWLMREILKFAMGLINLTLVKLPYLEPVQLLYSNPTNLLLIVLVILIGVSPWLLDLLLANLYGQREFPKDVLNAHSREAVRVLQRCCQQRHWPLPKLRILPMAAPIILTYGSLPRNARIVVSQGLLEQLADDEIAIIYATQLGHIAHWDFSVMSLLLLVTLPIHQLYQQISEFGDKISGIWRWPVTIVASLVYGLWGLLTGTGLWLSRLRLYYSDRVASEITGNPNALIRALLKISIGIAADIQKQEQTSWQLESLNLLTPVSHQQSLSLGTIASNLSFESFLKWDTANPYRQWFTINNSHPLMGDRIERLCKIARHWHLDTELHFASEPSRVKRQSFLLQIAPWLGIPLGILFAALVWLTWQLAFALKFLNLKWIYEDWSFITGCLLIGFSVGTVMRINSFFPDIKSPTVQTDDYLPNLLADPSALPIDSVSVRLVGKLLGRQGTSNSLAQDLILQSSAGLVKLHHISWLGQSVNHQDLIGRQIIVTGWFRRGATPWIDVHTLETQSGKTIHSPHPIWSTFLAVAAQAWGAYVFLTG, from the coding sequence ATGCCTTCACATGCCAAACCGTCTTTGGAGGCTGGTTTAATTGCCCTCAAGCAGGGAAATTACCAAACAGCGATCGCTCAACTAGAACCTATTGCTAGCAGCCAAAGCAATGGTACTGCTAGCTTACAAGCCCAGGTTGGTTTAGTGATGGCTTATGCTCGCACTGGCGAAGTTTCCCAAGCGATCACTATTTCCCAGAATCTCATTGAGAGTAACAATCCGCAAGTTCAAGAGTGGGCAACACGCGCTCTCGAACACCTGACAAAACGTAAGAAACGCGATCAAGAATCAAAAAATGTCGAAACTGGATTTGTAGCGTTTGATAACTCAACTCCAGATCCTCCTCCAGATTCTCCCCCAGTTACCCTTCCGGTAAACCATACATTAGAGGAAAAGCCAGAAGAGCAAGTAATAGAAACCAAGAGCGACGACACCCCGCCGATGGTGCCACTACCTAAACTCAAAGCTACGGTAGCTACACCATTACCACCACCTGCTGCACCTTTAAACGGTTTCATGGGTTCTGTTACCCGCACCCAAGCTAAATTATTTGGTGTTATTTATTGGCGACAAGCACAACGCGCCAAAGCATGGCAACCCCTACGTAAACCGAAATTAATTCCTTTACGGCTGCTGACAGCAGGAACATTCATTGCACTATTTTGGTTGATGCGAGAAATCCTCAAGTTCGCAATGGGATTGATCAACCTGACTTTAGTCAAACTACCTTATCTGGAGCCAGTACAGCTTTTATACAGCAACCCTACTAACTTGTTACTAATAGTATTGGTGATTTTGATCGGAGTATCACCTTGGTTACTGGATCTGCTACTGGCGAACTTATATGGTCAGCGAGAATTTCCCAAAGATGTATTGAATGCCCATAGCCGGGAAGCTGTGCGGGTGCTACAACGTTGTTGTCAACAGCGCCACTGGCCGTTACCCAAACTGCGGATCTTGCCAATGGCTGCACCAATTATCCTGACCTACGGTAGTTTACCACGTAATGCCAGGATTGTTGTGAGTCAAGGGCTATTAGAGCAATTGGCAGATGATGAAATCGCGATTATTTACGCTACGCAGCTAGGGCATATTGCTCACTGGGATTTTTCTGTAATGTCTTTGTTGCTGCTGGTGACACTACCAATTCATCAGCTTTATCAGCAAATATCAGAGTTTGGAGACAAAATATCAGGGATTTGGCGCTGGCCGGTGACAATTGTGGCTAGTCTCGTTTATGGACTTTGGGGTTTGTTAACTGGGACTGGATTGTGGTTGTCGCGGTTGCGGCTTTATTATAGCGATCGCGTCGCATCTGAAATCACCGGTAATCCCAACGCCTTGATTCGCGCTTTACTCAAAATTTCCATTGGCATTGCAGCTGATATCCAAAAACAGGAACAAACGAGTTGGCAACTGGAAAGCTTAAATCTCCTGACACCAGTTAGCCACCAACAGAGCCTTTCTTTGGGCACTATTGCCAGCAATTTATCTTTTGAATCATTTTTGAAGTGGGATACCGCCAATCCCTATCGTCAATGGTTTACGATTAATAATAGTCATCCTTTGATGGGCGATCGCATCGAACGCCTTTGTAAAATAGCCCGTCACTGGCATCTAGACACCGAACTACATTTTGCTAGCGAACCATCAAGGGTGAAGCGTCAGTCTTTCTTATTACAAATCGCTCCCTGGTTAGGAATTCCTTTAGGGATTCTGTTTGCAGCTTTGGTCTGGTTAACCTGGCAACTAGCATTTGCACTCAAGTTTTTGAATCTAAAGTGGATATATGAAGATTGGTCTTTCATTACAGGCTGCCTTCTAATTGGCTTTAGCGTCGGTACAGTGATGCGGATTAATTCTTTTTTCCCCGATATCAAATCCCCCACCGTACAAACTGACGACTACCTACCGAACTTATTAGCTGACCCTTCTGCCTTACCTATTGATAGCGTCAGCGTGCGTCTGGTGGGCAAATTATTAGGTCGTCAAGGTACTAGCAACTCCCTAGCGCAAGATTTAATTCTGCAATCCAGCGCGGGTTTGGTGAAATTACACCACATTTCTTGGCTAGGACAGTCAGTGAATCATCAGGATTTGATCGGTCGCCAAATTATCGTCACAGGTTGGTTCCGGCGAGGAGCAACACCTTGGATCGATGTCCACACCTTAGAAACCCAAAGTGGTAAAACCATTCATAGCCCTCATCCCATCTGGTCTACTTTTTTGGCAGTTGCAGCACAGGCTTGGGGGGCATACGTTTTTCTGACTGGTTAA
- a CDS encoding RNA-binding protein — MSVRLYIGNLPKEEIDRQDLQAVFAAEGEAVTTKLIKDRKTGKCRGFGFLTVNNDEQADEIIEKYNGQMFKDTAIKLEKALPRTKGEEGDEQAPKPVHAGSSTPTPAVNREGRESSRREKSSKKPRRGGGGGGSRENSTTTTTDSDAIRPDPRWASELEKLKQMLAAQTTN, encoded by the coding sequence ATGTCCGTTCGCCTATATATAGGTAATTTGCCTAAAGAAGAAATCGATCGTCAAGATTTGCAAGCAGTTTTTGCAGCAGAAGGTGAAGCTGTAACTACTAAATTAATTAAAGACCGCAAAACTGGCAAATGTCGTGGTTTCGGTTTTCTTACCGTCAACAATGACGAACAAGCTGATGAAATCATTGAAAAATATAATGGTCAGATGTTTAAAGACACTGCCATTAAGCTAGAAAAGGCATTACCTCGGACAAAGGGTGAAGAGGGCGACGAACAAGCTCCTAAACCAGTTCACGCTGGTAGTAGTACGCCCACTCCTGCCGTTAATAGAGAAGGTAGAGAAAGTAGCCGTCGGGAGAAAAGCTCTAAAAAGCCCCGTCGTGGAGGCGGTGGCGGCGGTTCCCGCGAAAACAGCACAACAACAACTACCGATTCAGACGCTATTCGTCCAGATCCTCGTTGGGCTTCGGAATTAGAAAAGCTGAAGCAGATGCTAGCTGCACAAACTACGAATTAA
- a CDS encoding SufE family protein, translating to MSSTLDSLPPALAKIVQRFQRASEPKRRYEQLIWYAQKLNEFPEAEKLPENKVPGCVSQVYITAALDNGKVVFQGESDSQLTKGLVGLLVEGLQGLTPTEIVQLTPDFIQETGLNVSLTPSRANGFYNIFKTMQKKALECKLDLPN from the coding sequence ATGTCCTCAACTCTAGATTCTTTGCCACCTGCGCTTGCTAAAATTGTCCAGCGCTTTCAACGCGCTTCCGAACCGAAGCGGCGTTACGAACAGCTAATCTGGTATGCTCAGAAGCTCAATGAGTTCCCAGAAGCTGAAAAATTACCCGAAAATAAAGTTCCTGGTTGCGTGTCGCAAGTTTATATTACAGCAGCCTTGGATAACGGTAAAGTTGTGTTTCAGGGCGAGTCTGATTCCCAGTTAACCAAAGGATTAGTAGGGCTTTTAGTTGAAGGATTACAGGGACTAACGCCAACTGAAATTGTCCAACTTACCCCAGATTTTATTCAAGAAACAGGCTTAAACGTTAGTCTGACACCTTCCCGTGCTAATGGATTTTACAACATTTTTAAAACAATGCAAAAAAAAGCATTGGAATGTAAGTTAGATTTGCCTAACTAA